Sequence from the Polynucleobacter sp. Adler-ghost genome:
TGGTCATCGACTGGGCACTCGTGAGATCGAGGAGAGTATTTCTAGCCATCCGAATATCTCTGAAGTAGCAGTAGTGGGAATTGAGGACAAACTCAAGGGCCAAGCTGCGATCGCTTTTGTGATTCCAAAGGATGCCTCTAATACAGCTACTTTAGAAGCAGAGTGCATGAAAACCGTCGACACCACATTAGGTGCAATTGCTCGTCCTGGTCGCGTTTATGTGGTTACGGCTTTGCCCAAGACCCGTTCAGGCAAGATCGTCCGCCGTGCTCTCCAGGCTGTAGCTGAAGGGCGCGATCCCGGTGATATCAGCACTATGGAAGATCAAACCGTTTTAGCTCAAATTAAGACCATCATCGAACAAAGCGCAAAGTCTTAAATCCAGCTTGGCAGCATCAAAATAAGCCCCTCAGTCTGGTGACTGAGGGGCTTATTACCTTGCAAGCCTCATTGGCTGGGAATCCAAGGGTTTATACGCAAAACTGGTATGATTCAAGGGTTCAAAACTTAATAAATTACCCTAGCGCTTAAAGACACTCACCTCCCGCACAAACAGTCCTGGGTTGGTCTTTTTGGGGTGTTGAGCGTCGGATGGAGCAGGGACTGGAGATGGTTTGTCACCCTTGCTTCCTTCTTTTCCTCCCGCCGTGTTGGCTTTAGCCGACGGCACTATATTTCCTGGTCTTAGTATTGGCGCTCCTGGCGAAACTACCGGCGAAGTTGTTTTCAATACCGCACTGACTGGCTATCAAGAGATCATCACTGATCCTAGCTACTCACGCCAAATTGTCACCTTGACATACCCGCACATCGGCAACGTTGGGGTAAACGCTCAAGACGCTGAGTCGGATCAGATTCATGCGGCTGGCTTGGTTGTAAAAGACCTCTCTAAGCGTGTTTCGAATTTCCGTTCTGAAGAAAGTCTGGATAGCTACCTCAAAAAAGCAGGGGTAGTAGGCATCTCTGGTATCGATACGCGTAAGCTCACTCGCATTCTGCGTGATAAGGGTGCTCAGTCTGGCGCGATTGTTGCTGGCAAGATGGGCGATGACGTAGCGGCCCTGGGTAAGAAAGCCTTGGAGCTCGCAAAAGCCTTCCCAGGCATGGCTGGTTTAGACCTTGCTAAAGTCGTGACCACAAAAACTCCATACCAATGGCGTGAGGCTGAGTGGGATCTGCACGGACCTGACGGCAAACCCGCTTATCGATCTTTAAATACTGGTAAGCCAATCAAAAAAGTGGTTGCCTATGACTTTGGTGTGAAGCGTAATATTTTGCGCATGTTGACCGAGCGTGGCTGTGAGCTAACCATTGTTCCCGCGCAAACTAGTGCCGCCGAAGTGTTGGCAATGAATCCCGATGGCGTGTTCTTATCAAACGGCCCCGGAGATCCCGGTCCTTGTGATTACGCGATTGCTGCTGCAAAAGAAATTATTGAGAAGGGCGTTCCGACTTTCGGTATTTGCCTGGGTCACCAAATTATGGGCTTAGCTGCAGGTGCTAAAACCTTGAAGATGAAATTTGGTCACCATGGTGCGAATCACCCGGTAAAAGATTTGGATACTGGGCGCGTCGCGATTACCTCTCAGAATCATGGTTTTGCAGTAGATGCGAAAACTTTGCCTGACAACATTCGCGTTACGCACGTGTCTTTATTTGATGGATCACTGCAAGGTTTGGCTTGGAAAGATAAGCCTGCTTTGTGTTTCCAAGGGCATCCTGAGGCCTCACCAGGCCCTCACGATATTGCCTATTTATTTGATCGTTTTGTGGAGCTCATGAATGCTGCCGCTGTTGGTAATAAGGGGGGCAAATAATGCCTAAGCGTAGCGACATTCATAGCATTCTGATTATTGGTGCCGGTCCAATTGTGATTGGACAAGCTTGTGAGTTTGACTATTCTGGTGCGCAAGCTTGTAAAGCGTTGCGTGACGAGGGCTACAAAGTCATTCTGGTAAATAGTAATCCTGCCACCATCATGACAGACCCCGAGATGGCAGATGTAACTTACATCGAACCGATTACTTGGGAAGTAGTGGAGCGCATTATTGCCACTGAGAAACCCGACGCTATTTTGCCAACCATGGGCGGTCAAACTGCCTTGAACTGCGCACTCGATTTACATCGCCATGGCGTCCTCGAGAAATACGGTTGCGAATTGATTGGCGCTTCACCAGAGGCGATTGATAAAGCGGAAGACCGTCAAAAGTTTAAAGATGCGATGACCAAAATTGGTCTGGGTTCTGCAAAGTCTGGTATTGCGCACTCCATGGATGAGGCGCATGAAGTGCAACAACGTATTCAGAAAGAAACTGGTAGCTTGGGTTTCCCAGTAGTCATTCGACCTTCGTTCACTATGGGTGGATCAGGCGGTGGCATCGCTTATAACCGTGAAGAATTTGAAGAGATTTGTAAGCGCGGCT
This genomic interval carries:
- the carA gene encoding glutamine-hydrolyzing carbamoyl-phosphate synthase small subunit, with product MLPSFPPAVLALADGTIFPGLSIGAPGETTGEVVFNTALTGYQEIITDPSYSRQIVTLTYPHIGNVGVNAQDAESDQIHAAGLVVKDLSKRVSNFRSEESLDSYLKKAGVVGISGIDTRKLTRILRDKGAQSGAIVAGKMGDDVAALGKKALELAKAFPGMAGLDLAKVVTTKTPYQWREAEWDLHGPDGKPAYRSLNTGKPIKKVVAYDFGVKRNILRMLTERGCELTIVPAQTSAAEVLAMNPDGVFLSNGPGDPGPCDYAIAAAKEIIEKGVPTFGICLGHQIMGLAAGAKTLKMKFGHHGANHPVKDLDTGRVAITSQNHGFAVDAKTLPDNIRVTHVSLFDGSLQGLAWKDKPALCFQGHPEASPGPHDIAYLFDRFVELMNAAAVGNKGGK